A portion of the Romeriopsis navalis LEGE 11480 genome contains these proteins:
- the rimK gene encoding 30S ribosomal protein S6--L-glutamate ligase — MTNAGSAQESSKKLIIGCEEWVELPDLQLPLIKARIDSGAKTSSLHAYNIQAFELDGQTHVRFDIHPIQKNRRIAQHCQAKVIDQRAVKSSNGVSENRFVILTPIILGEQRWEIEVTLTNRDAMGYRMLLGREAMSDRILVDPSVSFLHREADDEIAKRSYTPPTKAKSALRIVLLASNATLYSNRRIIEAGEARGHEMIFVNVRECYMNVSHSKPEIHLRGGNVLSNIDAVIPRLRPAITFYGCAVTRQFHSMGVYCLNDATAITQSRDKLLSLQLLSAKGISMPVTGFANSPQDTKDLIKMVGGAPLIVKLLEGTQGVGVVLAETTKAAESVINAFKSLKADILVQEYIKEAKGVDLRCFVIDGKVVGTMLRRAADPDEFRANVHLGGQVSLVKLTPDEKKTAIAAAKAMGLQVAGVDILQSSTGPKVLEVNSSPGLEGIEAATGKDIAALMIEAIEKKVQAKSQ, encoded by the coding sequence ATGACCAACGCCGGAAGTGCACAAGAATCCAGCAAAAAGCTGATTATTGGTTGTGAAGAATGGGTTGAACTCCCAGATTTACAGTTGCCACTGATCAAAGCGCGGATTGACTCTGGAGCCAAAACTTCATCCCTCCATGCTTACAATATCCAGGCATTTGAATTAGACGGGCAAACTCATGTTCGCTTTGATATTCATCCGATCCAGAAAAATCGTCGAATTGCCCAGCATTGTCAGGCAAAGGTCATCGACCAGCGGGCGGTAAAAAGTTCTAATGGCGTTAGTGAAAATCGCTTTGTTATCCTCACACCGATTATTTTGGGTGAACAACGGTGGGAGATTGAAGTAACCCTGACGAATCGTGATGCCATGGGCTACCGCATGCTTTTGGGGCGTGAGGCGATGAGCGATCGCATCTTAGTTGACCCATCCGTCAGCTTTTTGCACCGTGAGGCAGATGATGAGATCGCCAAGCGAAGCTATACACCACCCACTAAAGCAAAATCAGCGCTTCGAATTGTGCTGCTGGCCAGTAATGCGACGCTTTATTCCAACCGTCGTATCATCGAAGCGGGTGAAGCCCGTGGCCATGAAATGATTTTCGTCAATGTGCGTGAATGCTACATGAACGTCAGTCATAGCAAACCAGAGATCCACCTACGTGGCGGTAACGTTTTAAGCAATATCGATGCTGTGATTCCCCGGCTTCGTCCGGCCATTACCTTTTATGGCTGTGCCGTCACCCGACAATTTCACAGTATGGGAGTGTATTGTCTCAATGATGCAACCGCCATTACCCAATCACGCGATAAGTTACTGAGCCTCCAATTGCTTTCGGCTAAGGGCATCAGTATGCCTGTGACGGGCTTTGCCAATTCACCTCAAGATACAAAGGATTTAATCAAAATGGTTGGGGGTGCGCCTTTGATCGTCAAACTATTAGAAGGTACACAGGGCGTTGGTGTCGTGCTGGCTGAAACCACGAAAGCGGCGGAAAGTGTGATTAATGCGTTCAAGAGTTTGAAAGCGGATATCTTGGTTCAGGAATATATCAAAGAAGCGAAGGGCGTTGACCTCCGTTGCTTTGTGATTGACGGTAAAGTTGTCGGCACTATGCTCCGTCGAGCGGCTGATCCTGATGAGTTCCGAGCCAATGTGCATTTAGGTGGTCAAGTCTCGCTAGTCAAGCTCACTCCCGATGAAAAGAAGACGGCGATCGCGGCGGCAAAAGCCATGGGTTTACAGGTTGCAGGAGTTGATATTCTCCAATCCTCAACTGGACCGAAGGTCTTGGAAGTAAATTCCTCGCCCGGACTCGAAGGGATTGAAGCTGCGACAGGGAAGGATATTGCTGCACTGATGATTGAGGCGATTGAAAAAAAGGTGCAGGCGAAGTCTCAGTAA